The following proteins come from a genomic window of Caldalkalibacillus thermarum:
- a CDS encoding transposase family protein, translated as MDPPERCPYCGFQELKKHDQRLRSVRDLPIHNCGWFSR; from the coding sequence ATGGATCCCCCTGAGCGTTGTCCTTACTGTGGTTTTCAAGAGTTGAAAAAGCATGATCAACGCCTGAGAAGCGTACGTGACCTGCCCATTCATAACTGTGGCTGGTTTTCTCGCTGA